CATCTACTTTGTTTCCGGACTTCGTTACAGCAAGACTAATGCTCCCATATCCCTTCTCATAATTGATACTTTTTAATCTCGCATTCATATCAAACGTATAATTTTGTTTCCATCCGGCATTTATGAGTTTTGTGTTCGCCTGACTGTAGCTTTCACCCAGATATACTCCGTAAAGTGTAACATTAATCCTTCCTCGATTCGACAACATATTAATGCAATTATACCCTTTGTCTACAGAAAAATATATATGCCCATCATCGATTCCATAATAATCGGGATTATAATAATATCCTCCCATTGAGGTCGAATTTTTTTCTATATTTCCCAATGCATTTGCAAGCTTATCCGGATGCTGAAAAAGATATCCCTTCAATTCGATTGTTTGTTTCTTTTTTCCATCTTGTCCGAAATAATAGGTTTGCCCGCTAACCTCCTGCCAGCCCGTCAGCATGCGCCCATATACTCCATCCCCGCCAGAAGTCTTAAAATAATACGTTCCGTCAGAAAGCTTCTTCAATCCTGTCATGGCTGCACCTTTGACACCATAATTTCCGCCCTGCACAAAATAAAACCGGTAGTTTCCAATTTTCTGCCAGCCGGTTGCCATACGCCCTCTCTGGCCTGTCATCCCCGTTCTTATAAAGTAGTAGCGCTTATTTCCGATCTTCTGCCAGCCCATGCACATCTGTCCCAGAACACCTTTCGCGCCTGTTTTCTGGAAATAAAACACTTGCCCGCCGATCATCCTCCATCCAGTATACAGCTTGCCAATATTTCCATCAGAATTTCCGGCTTGAAAATAATATACTTTGTTGTTTATTTCCTGCCAGCCGGTATACAACTGACCTTTGGTTCCTGCACCACCCGTCGTCTGGAAATAGCAGGTGTTTTCCCCCAGCGTACGCCAGCCGGTGTACAACTGACCCTTATCCCCAACATTGCCGCCGACCTGGAAATAGTATCGGTTACCATTCATTGCCCGCCAGCCCGTATACATTTTACCACGTTCTCCGGCGCTTCCACCCATCTGGAAGTAATACGCCTTTCCGCCAATGTTCTGCCATCCGGTACAAAGTCTGCCAATATTTCCAGACGTGTTATCCCGCTGAAAATAATATACTCTGCTGTTCATCACCCGCCAGCCCGTGTACATCTGGCCTTTTGCTCCCGTATTTCCGCCCATCTGGAAATAATAGGTATTACCCCCAAGTGTGCGCCAGCCCGTATACAGTTTACCGCGCTCGCCGAGTCCTTCTCCCATCTGGAAATAATACCTTTTGCCGCCAATATCCTGCCACCCCGTCAGCATACGGCCTTTGTTTTTACCGGCTTCGCCTGCTTTTTGAAAATAATATGTTTTTCCGCGGATCGTCTGCCAGCCAGTCAGCAGCATTCCCTTTGTCTTATCATTTCCGGTTTCTTTAAAATAAAAAGTCTTTCCGTCGATTTCCTGGAAACCCAGAACCCTTTTACCATTTTTTATATAATAATCATAACTTTCAACAATTCCAACACCTGGTTTCCATACCCTGGATCCCTGCCAATGACCGGAACTCTCGGTAGAAGGCGCATCAGCGGATGCAGCATTTGCTCGATCCTCCTCTGCCGCCCTGGGCAAAATCTCTTCCACAGCCTCCGGTACTTCCACATCTTCAGGCTCATCCATCGGCTGTTCCTCCGGTTCAGACTGATCGTTTTTCGGAATTTCCTCTTCTTCTGCATCCTCTTCCGGTTCCGTCACCTGATCCTCCTCCGGCACTTCCGGTATCTCCGTCTGCTCATCTTCAGGAGTCGTTTCCCCTTCCTGTTCTTTCGGATCTTCCATCAGCGGTATATATTCCACAGGTTCCGCAGCCAAAACACTTACGACACTTCCAAAAACCAGCATTCCACTTAAAATACCCGCCAAACAGCGTTTCCATAAACTTTTTCTCTTCATACGTATTTTCCCCCACTCTCCCTGATAAAATAGTAAACTAACTACTCAACTACTTTTTATAAGCCGCCACGATCTCCGCAATATACATCACATGATAATCCTTATCCGGATACCACTTCTCATCGATCCAGGCTTCCTTGAAAAGCTCCGGTTTGATGCTGTCTTCATACAGCTTTTTGCACACCAACACCAGACTGCTCTCCGCAAATGCCGGCTGCCCTTCCACTGTCTCCACATGGAAACCGACCGTCTTTATCTTATCCTCATCCCGCCCGGATACGCTGCCGATATGACCCATCTCTTTCTTATACCCGCCTCCGAAGAATGACAGTGTAAACATCTCACCGGCATCTATGAATTCCTTCGTGTACCGCTGCGGACGAATGTAGATTGTGGCCACACTTTTGCCCCAGAGCACTCCGACTCCGCCCCAGGATGCCGTCATGGTGTTGACCACCCCTTCTTTCTGGGCAGTCACGAGCATCCACTCGTCTCCGATCATCTGAAATGGATTCTTTGTGATATCCTTTACCTCTGTTTTTTGAAATGTCATAATAATTCCCCTTTCTTATAATAATAATTAAATATTACTCCCAGCCTATCCCTGTGAATCGACACCTCTGATTTCCATGATGATCTGGACAGGCTTCTTCACCCCGTCAATCACGGCAAGTTCCGTTTCTTCATCTTCTGTTTCAAAATAATATGTTGCCACACAGTTGTCCGGGCCGTCTGACCCCTGAAGTTCCAGCACATACTCTTTTCCTTTTGTCACCGCGATGTCTCCATCTGTCACC
The Ruminococcus gauvreauii genome window above contains:
- a CDS encoding N-acetylmuramoyl-L-alanine amidase family protein, translating into MKRKSLWKRCLAGILSGMLVFGSVVSVLAAEPVEYIPLMEDPKEQEGETTPEDEQTEIPEVPEEDQVTEPEEDAEEEEIPKNDQSEPEEQPMDEPEDVEVPEAVEEILPRAAEEDRANAASADAPSTESSGHWQGSRVWKPGVGIVESYDYYIKNGKRVLGFQEIDGKTFYFKETGNDKTKGMLLTGWQTIRGKTYYFQKAGEAGKNKGRMLTGWQDIGGKRYYFQMGEGLGERGKLYTGWRTLGGNTYYFQMGGNTGAKGQMYTGWRVMNSRVYYFQRDNTSGNIGRLCTGWQNIGGKAYYFQMGGSAGERGKMYTGWRAMNGNRYYFQVGGNVGDKGQLYTGWRTLGENTCYFQTTGGAGTKGQLYTGWQEINNKVYYFQAGNSDGNIGKLYTGWRMIGGQVFYFQKTGAKGVLGQMCMGWQKIGNKRYYFIRTGMTGQRGRMATGWQKIGNYRFYFVQGGNYGVKGAAMTGLKKLSDGTYYFKTSGGDGVYGRMLTGWQEVSGQTYYFGQDGKKKQTIELKGYLFQHPDKLANALGNIEKNSTSMGGYYYNPDYYGIDDGHIYFSVDKGYNCINMLSNRGRINVTLYGVYLGESYSQANTKLINAGWKQNYTFDMNARLKSINYEKGYGSISLAVTKSGNKVDEFIYYYN
- a CDS encoding flavin reductase family protein, whose protein sequence is MTFQKTEVKDITKNPFQMIGDEWMLVTAQKEGVVNTMTASWGGVGVLWGKSVATIYIRPQRYTKEFIDAGEMFTLSFFGGGYKKEMGHIGSVSGRDEDKIKTVGFHVETVEGQPAFAESSLVLVCKKLYEDSIKPELFKEAWIDEKWYPDKDYHVMYIAEIVAAYKK